In the genome of Arvicola amphibius chromosome 2, mArvAmp1.2, whole genome shotgun sequence, the window tttaaataggtaCTTACAACATATAGCTGTGCTTGGCTTTTATATAGTTTGAAGATATGTTTTTAAACTACACTAATCAATAAAAGTTTTGATGCAATTGGATTCAATACTTACCATCTTGCtgtgttgtatttttttgttttttttttttactctttaattAGCTTTTTGTGTGGTTGCCTTAGGTTTTTTAGTGTATGTCTTTATAAAAGATTCTCCTTGCAGCTGGGTGttggaggcacatgcctgtatCTTAATACTCAAGAAGCTGAGTgagaggatcacaaattcaaggccagcctgatatacacaaagaaaacttttctCAAAAGTAGATtaactggggatggagagatggctcagtagttaagagcactttctgctcttgtacAGGATCCCAGTTAAGTTTCCAGAGCCCACACTGGATagctaacaaccacctgtaactccagttccaagggatgcaacaccctcttctgacctccagggacACTAgacatgcacatagtgcacatacatacatacaggcactcatatatgtgtgtgtgtatttatgtatgtatatatttatatgtatatatcttttaaaaattaatgattttaaaataaatataaaaattacttcTAAATAACCCTATGTCATTTCATAGATAATacaaaaaatcttataaaaatgtattttcaatttccttttttatcgtagtttcaaatgtattttaactttttCGTGTGCTAAAAGAAGTTACTGTTCCCTTCATTAGTAATCTtttagataattaaaaaaaagaaaagtgactatTTACTTTTAGTTTCTAGTactaatttttttgtgtttgtgtgtgcatgcatgcacatctaTATGAGCATATGCATGTGCGTGGAAGCCAGAAGTAAACCTGTGTGTCATCCTCAGATGCTGTCTACCTTGTGTTTTGCAACAGGGTGTTTCATGGCTAGTTTGGCTGACCCAGCAGGCTTCAGGGATCCCTAGAACATGGATTAGAGGCTCTGCCATTGCACCTgacttttacaaatgtgggttctggaggttGAGCTCAGGTTCTCGTGGTTACTCAGCAGACATTGTACTGGCTGAGTTTTCTAGCTCCCTGGCCATCaagcacttatttatttatttatctatttatttatttatttatctatttatttatttacttatttattgtacaGATCCAAGTTTCTGTCTAATAAcacttctccctggaaaaaaTCTACTATTTCTTGTAATGCAAAttaattctgtctcagaaaaaaatattgtctaTTTGACAAGTTTTATCTTACAGCACTTGAAAAATGTTCCAAATTTATAACCTCAGAGTTTTAATCTTTATTCCTACATAGATATGTTTGTTGTTCCTTgagttttttaaaactttggtTTCTTGCCAGTGACTAATGTCAGAGTCTCAGGTATTATTTCTTCACACTTTTCTTCTCCTGGATTTCAGTCTGAATATGTTAGGTTATTTGATAGCAACAGTTCTTGGATCTGGCAgtcttattttgtatgttttgtgttacttttgtttttagaaactcCTGCTTGAGTTTATGTGTTTGCTCAGCATCCTCGTGTTTACTGAGTCCCCCTTTGCTCTGTGAAGTCTCCCAATGAGCTCCTCAGAGGTAGTTTCAATTCTGTTACTGCTTTTCACGCGTCGTTTCCTATTTGATGCTTTCTTACTCCCCCTCTGATCTTGCATATTCTTTTACACTTGGTCCTTTGACGTATCTTCGCCTTCTGAAGTTTTTACCTGATAGACTCGCATCTTCATTATACTAAACTGGTTATGTAGTTTTCCCTCTTGACCCACGTCTGTGGgattgtctctgtgtatgtgcgtgcataaGCACATGTATTGAAACCCTCTGGTTGGTAGTTGAGGAGCTTATCTAGGTggtaaagaaaatcaaatattttttttctcatttttttattaaagatttctatctcctcccccttccctcccctcccttccacccatacccccactccacccctctccaagacaaagagccatcagggttcccttcactatgttaagtccaaggtcctcccagctgcccctaagtccaggaaggtgagcaaccaaactgacaaggctcacagtgaacccgtccatgctgtagagttcatgttcattgccgttgtccttggtttctcagtcctcctccaccgtcagccacattcagagagtccggtttggtcccctgttccatcagtcccattccaactggacttggtggtctcccattagatctgtcccaccgtctcaatgggtaaacgcactcctcacggtcctgacttccttgctcatgatctccctccttttgctcctcatcgggaccttgggatctcagtctggtgctcctatgtggggctctgtcattttctccatccaaagccaggtgaaggttctatggtgatatgcaagatattcatgagtatggcaataggatctgtacatttctggcaccctctcctcagctgcccaaggacctagctggggacgtcttcctggacacctgggaacccctctagagtcaagtctctgccaaccctagaatggctcccttaattaagatatataattccttgttcccatatccacccttcctatatcccaaccatcctattcccccaagctcttcccatcctccacttcacacttttctctccccatccctcctccccccatcccaccccacccccatgttcccattttttgtccggcaatcttgtctacttccagtatccaggaggataactatatgtttttctttgggttcaccttcttatatagcttctctaggattttttacgaattataggctcgatgtcctttatttatggctagaacccaattatgagtgagtacatcccatgttcatctttttgggcctgggttacctcactcaggatggtgttttctgtagaaggaagcagcggggctgcgtcccaccacccggcgccagatagctttacacccaaaataattacacggaaactgtattcttttaaacactgcctggcccattatctgtagcctcttattggttaattttcacatctttctttaacccatatttagtaatccatgtagcaccacgaggtgtggcttaccaggagagatcttaacctgcgtccatctcagagaggagaatcatggtgactgcaaatggcaactgcctgaagcctctccccactgcctgctacccagcattctgttctgtctactccgcctacctaattttctgttctcttaaagggccaaggcagttttctttattaataatgaaagtaacacatagatactcctccatcagttttctatttgcatccatttgcatgcaaaattcaagatgttattgttttttactgccaagtagtactctaatatgtatatattccacactttcttcatccattcttccactgaagggcatctaggttgtttccaggttctggctattacaaataatgctgctataaacatagttgaacaaatgcttttgtaatatgattgggaatctcttgggtaaattcccaagagtgggattgctgggtcctggggtaggttgatcccaaatttcctgagaaacctccacactgctttccaaaacggttgcacaagtttgcattcccaccagcaatggatgagtgtgaaaatcaaatattttttatgtgtgaaaaaaactgaaaaaaaaatcctgggtcTAAGTCTTTAAGTGTATATTATGAGATTGAGGGAAGCATTGATCCGGTCAGTGTGGAAATTAAGTTAGTGTTAGATTTATTCTTGGTCTTCTTACTGTTACAGAACCACAGACTTCAGATTCCTCTACATCACCATTTAGGATGATGCAGAAGGACCTTCTCAGTTCTGGACCATTCTTCCTTTATGCTGCACTGCAGAGAAATGCTCTCCGATTCTCCAATTCATAAATCCTTGTTATTTTTTACTCGTGGCCTCTTAGACTGTTTAATCAGAACCACAGAGTTCTTAGTCACACACCTTGTCCCTCGTTCTCAGACGTGAGGTCTTTGCAGTGTGCCAGTGTCAGCAACAAAACACGACTCCATCCTGCAATTCCGCCTTTCTGCAAGGAGTAAAGGATTAGGGAttttgaaaacagttttcttttcccagataATGTATATGAACACTAGTACCCTAAAGGTGACAGTGGTTGTTGTCCTTGCTTCATAAGAATTTAAGGTTTTGTTACataaagaagagggagaaatgatCTAGTTAGGGTTTTATGCATTGTCAATAATGCTTTCTTGGAAATGTTTTTGTGAATATCAGGTTATGCCAATGAGAAGAACTATTGCAGGGACAAACTCCCTTATACCCACATGCCCTTATACCCTCTCAGAggatctgctttctctttctagtCCACACTCAACCTTTTGATGAGtggttataatttttaaaaagacttattgtTAAATTGCATGTCGCTTGTGTGAgtatgcacacaaatgcatatgcTAGTGCAGGCCACAAGCATTAGGTCCCttgaggctggagttacaggcagtaatGAGCCACCCACTGAGTCTGAGTGCTGATAACCAAACTcaggctctctgcaagagcagggtgCCCCTTAACCACGGAACTATCTGGTCAGCCCTAcctgattattttaaaatgaacctCGCTGTAGTCTGCACCAAGTACGCCAGTACTCATGACCCTCTCTCCTTAGATTTTGAATTGGACATTTGTCCTGCAACCATGGGCAATAGAATTTTCGGTAGTTCAAAAGAGTTGTAAATTTGCTCACTCACAGTGGTAGGTTCTTCTTTTGCAGGACTGAAACAATGCACTTCCCAGTGACCTGTGTCCTACGCAGAATCCAGAATGTATCCTCTGACTTGAAGTCTTCCTAGTGTATAGAACTTATTGAAAGCTGTAAGCTTTTCCCCAAGTACAGCTTTCACTGCACCACAAGCGTCGATGCAGTGTCTGACTTGTCACTCTGCTCGGAATGTTGTCTGCTGTGCCTGTGGCGCTGTGCTTGCTGTGGATTATTTAGAAACACGCTGAGTATGAGATTATCTGGGTATCTTACTGTCGCTGATTTCCTCTTCTCTCATCAGCCTACAAAGAGCCCTGTTTTGTGTATTCCCGCGTTGGGGGTAACCGGACGTCCTTGAGACAGCCTGTGGACAACTGCAAGGACACTTTGGTGTTCGAAGCGAGGTTTGAGAGTGGTAATCTACAGAAGGTAGTCAAAGTGTaggttttaattgtttttcttagagGAAGTAGGCCATTAGCTACTTACTGGTTTTTTGGGATTAGGTATGTTAAAGTTCTTCGTCTCCATTACTTCATTCCTGAAGCACAAATGCTAATTAGGGTATTAAAGGTTTATATTTATTGAACCCACTCCTAGGTCAGCATTTATAATACtatgtatatgaatattaataaaaagttgCTTGATAAGGAAAAGTCACAATTAGAAAAGATTGGTATGTGAATAAATCTTAGAGTGAAACGTGTCTGTTTTCATTAAGGATCTTCAGTTACTGGATGTGGGTACAGAGAGTTATCAGactttttctgtgagttcaaattttGAAACCTATGTGACTGTGTTACTTTACATGTACTTTCAGACCATTCTCGGTGATATCTACTTTAttctcctagaactggaattattagaaaataaatgcttgaaggggaaaaaatcaaACAATGACTTTTTTATTCCGTTTCAATAACTCTTTACCTTTTATAGGAAATAATTGTATTGAAACATACAAAACTTTATTGGGTTTCTGCATTTACAAAGGAATATAAAGGCTGCATATTTAAATATGATCAATTTCTCATGAAATAAAACTTTCAGAACTTACTTTTGTGGTTGTTTGCTATCAAAttctaaatatatgttttttcttccCAAAAGAGCTATCTATGactatataaaatagataaaaaataagattatttttctaatataacTTAAAGTGAAATGTCATACTTAtgtgcttttttccttccttttttatgtaTTAGGGCAGATTATGAATATCAGTTGACTGTGCGCCCAGACCTCTTCACAAATAAGCATACTCAGTGGTACTATTTCCAGGTCACTAACACCCAAGCAGAAATAGTCTACAGATTCACTATTGTCAACTTCACCAAGCCCTCTAGTCTTTACAATCGGGGTATGAAGCCACTGTTCTATTCTGAAAAAGAGGCCAAAATCCATAACATTGGCTGGCAGAGAATAGGAGACCAAATCAAGTATTATAAAAACAACCTTGGACAAGATGGGCGCCACTTTTTTTCTCTTACGTGGACATTTCAGTTTCCACATGGCAAGGATACTTGCTACTTTGCTCACTGCTATCCATACACTTACACCAACCTTCAAGAATACCTCTCTGGCATCAACAGTGACCCAGTAAGATCGAAGTTCTGTAAAATACGTGTCTTGTGCCACACGCTTGCTAGGAATATGGTGTATGTCTTGACAATCACTACTCCCTTGAAGAACAGTGACTCAAGAAAGCGCAAGGCTGTGATTTTGACTGCAAGGGTTCACCCAGGAGAGACCAACAGCTCTTGGATCATGAAAGGCTTCCTAGATTATATTTTAGGAGACTCGAGTGACGCACGGTTGCTTCGGGACACTTTCATCTTCAAGGTGGTGCCCATGCTGAATCCAGATGGTGTGATCGTGGGAAATTACCGCTGTTCCTTAGCTGGACGGGATTTAAACCGTAATTATACATCTCTCCTGAAGGAATCTTACCCTTCTGTTTGGTATACAAGGAACATGATCCATAggtaaaataatctttaaattgcACCTCTGCTTAATTAGTAAATTTGGGGATCAAAACTTTACTCATAcaattccattcatttcttttactctaacttttctttttttgctgtttttattgtgctatacatttttctctgctccccttttttATTCCCCCTCCCCTTATACTCTCTTCCGTGACCCCCACATTCTCagtttactcgggagatcttgtctttttctccttcttatgtagttccatgtatgtctctcttagggttctctttgttgtccaggttgtctggggttgtggactgtaggttggtaacccaaacccagaaagacaatataaTATGTtcccactcataagtggcttctagacataaagcaaagaaaaaaactcttAACTTTTCTTAAGGTAGTTCATAAgcgatttcttcctttccagttccgATCACACACCTTTCTGGTACTGTGAACAAGCTCTCTCTCTTTAATGAGCAAACAGGCCTCAGAATATTTCACTGGCTTTGAGAAACTGTGAAGTTTGCATATCACAAATTTGATTTCTTCCTAAAATTTATAGAAACCTTGATGACTACTGTAGCCTTGGTGGTCACACTGTGTTTCTATCATCTATGTGCGAACATTAACTACAGACCAAAGCCTTCTGGAATTATGCCAGTCATACAGTGCTGAGTCAGTCCTTAGACTCACTTAAAGTAAcctgtcattttccttttttatataacttattttttattttttaaagaaaatgatcttttttcattttacataccaatcccagttcccactccctcctctcctctcattctctctacCTACCCCCGCACTCCACAgagagagagggtaaggcacactgctttggggaaggtccaaggcctttcctaccatatctaggctgagcaaggtatccatctaaaggAACTGtaagattcttcttttattttttgtcctttttaaatttttttcctttttcattgtttttattgagctaaatattttttctctactcctttcctctcccctcccctcctatctTCTTCCATGGTatgtacccatgctcccaatttactcagaagatcttgtcttttcttacATCCCATGTATTAgttccatgtatatctctcttggggtactctttgttgtctaggttctctgggattgtgaattgtagaccattttgttgttgttgttgttgttgtttgtttgtttttgtttttttgctttatgtctaaaagcaacaTATGAATGAGAACAtatgatatttgtgtttctgggtctgggttagctcacttaatatgatgttttctaactgtattcatttgcctgcaaatttcaagatgtcattttttttctgctgtgtagtactccattgtgtacatgtaccacatttccttatacattcttcggttgaggggcatttaggttgtttccaggttctggctatgacaaaaaaaatgctgctatgaacatagttgagcacatgtccttgtggtacaattgagcatcctttgggtatgtgaaaagtaaaaagaactgAATACATGTAATGTGCCCAGGAATCTGGCATAGAGTTAAGGACATTAGTGGAAAAATTAATGAAACCTAAATAAAGTTGGGAGCTTAGTTAATGATAGTAATGTGCCAAGATTGATCTCTTTGTTTCTGAGAGCGTAAACAGAGTTATACAATACGCTAACCAAAAGAGAAGCTACAGAAGTAGACTAAAGCACCTCTTTTCTAGCTTTTGTGTCattcttgttattttaaaaatgaaacgtatatacatatatacacacacacacacacatatatatatatatatatatatatatatatatatacacatatgaaggtAACTGATGAAATGCCTGTTACATTATCTGTGATATCTATTTAATGATCTTTGACTTTAAGAGTTCCTGGCCTGACACATGATGTAATCACAAGCCAATATAGCTTGACTTGTCTCTATGGAAGCTAATTTAAATGTCTCAGTTCTCAGTTTGCCTTGTAAAGAGGTTAAGGCAGGAACCAATTCAACAGTTTCTGAAAGAAtttcaagaaagagaaatacCTTTAATTCAATTACTCAAGAGCaggtaagaaaaacaagaaggcaGGCACCTAGTTATAGGAAGGTGACAGGATGTCAGTATACACAAATTAAGTATACTTAAAACATGTTCACATAAGAGGAAACTCTTAGGATacttaatacaaaatatttagaataattgCTGGTggacaaaaagaaaatccaaacttaTGTTAATTAATGCAAGGGAAGAAATATTAATATCTCACTTTATCAGAGGTAATATTAATTATACAGATGTAATTAATTCCTAGAGCTTTCTAATGATGCTCTTGTAGGAAGTTGAAATATCACCAAACCTCTGAATATTGGATTTTAAAATGGATGGCATGTTTCATATTTAGTGGTCATGCTTTAAAATCTAGTTTTCTAAGAACTTGTAATAATGTGTTGATTCCTTTGTGTTAAGTggattttatcaaataaaatcagtaaattaATAcagataaattttcattttaaattttataattattgtttttaataaaagtgatgtttgattttttttataaataaatacttgtaaTACCATCAttaacattttagtttttatgcttttaaatatatagatatagcaAATAACACAAGCAATTTTAATTAAGTGATGTAGAAATGTCATATAAAGCCTGAAAATAGGACAGAAGAGACAAAAATGCTCATACTGCTACTACCACAGCACCACTTTTAAAGGCTCTTCTCCAGTACTCTTCATCATCCATTTGAGAAGCCtgcttttcaatttaaaataactGAGTACTAAATTATACAGGTGATGGGTTGTCCTCTTAAGAAATACATGAtaatttcttttaagtattttttagaGTTTATTGAAAAAAACTCCGTTTAAAATTGAGTGTCATTTTTCTCAGAATGGTATTCTCAGAGGTTAACTTCTCATTGTTTCCAGGACCAAATTCTGAGGCACTcaatttttaacaaatatttgggTGCTTGTGTGCATAGCGCTGTtgtaggtgatttttaaacatccCCATCTTTAACAAGCTTAAATATCAAACATGAGAATTTCCTAGACAGGTGACAAGGTAACTGTGCGAGTGAGGTGTCGCCAAGCTCCAGAGCCGCCTCAGTTCTGACCGGACTGGCGGGGAGGGGCGGGTGGGACTGTTCTGAAGGCTGAGAACACTACAAGATGAAGGAGGAAGGCTCTCCAGTCCAGTGGAGCGTTTGTAAAGGTAGTGGGCAAAGGAAGGAGAGCTGTCTTCTGTGGACAACAGAAAACCAAAGGACAAAGCAGAGAGATCTGCTAGGAGTCTTGGGAGTGGGAGAAATTTGTTGTTATCATGGAAAACTGGAgcataaaaagtcaaaaaataatatattttaaattttattatatatgtaaatctATTTTACCTATAGAAGAAGATTCAGAGGTAAAAATTAGTgacttgttccttttctttacaATAGGTTAATGGAGAAACGAGAAGTTATTTTATATTGTGATCTTCATGGCCATAGTAGGAAACAGAACATTTTCATGTATGGCTGTGATGGTAGCAACAGATCTAAAGCAAAGGGATTATACTTACAGCAACGAATCTTCCCACTTATGCTGAGCAAAAACTGCCCAAATAAAGTAAGTAGCATTAAGAGTTTAACTTTTCTTTAGTAAATACTGCACATGTGGGAAAGTCAAGGTCATCATCCTACTTATTaacctgctttttaaaattagttttgtttttgctttttttaaactgatttttacaATTGACTATGAGAAAACAACTGTTTGGGTCTGTTTAATGCTCAATTATTTAgagatattttcaaaagaaacttcTATCTTCTCTCTAAGAGCAGCACTATTTACCTTCGGAACGTTCTTCTCATTGCCATTTGTCTTATCAATTTCAAGGCCTacattttcaaaagttttttttagtGTCTAAATTATACAGACTAAAGATTGTGATCCTAGGAAATATACAAGAAATCTATTagaactttcaaagaaaaatttaatgacCAATATTCAAAAATACTTAGAAAGTAGAATTAGAAGATAATACAGTGTATTATTTTTGCTAATGGTGAAAATGTTGGAGTTGTTCAATTAATgaattgttaaaataatttacattcttTAGAAAAAGGAATTAGTgtagcaaacaaaaaaatcatgcaGACTTCAAAGTCTTAATcaagtattttaattataaagaacTAATTGGGAAATACTGCTTTCTGGGGCTAATTGGGACTcaaacataccaaaaaaaaaaaaaaaaggtgattgaTAGAAATAGCTATTTATAGAAAAAACAGGTTTGTTGCTCCAAGAATACCTGTACCTATGGGAAGATCGGAGAAAGCAATCCCATACCTGAATCTTTACTATATTATGTCAGCAGTCATAGGTATAATTCATTACTCCTATAAATTATCCCCTATCGCTAAGCTGTTTTAGCATGTTTATTGACGTGTTACTTAGTCTTCAATCTTTAATTAGTTGTGCCTTACATGAAATTGACCTGTTTCTTGAACATCATAACTAACCAGTCTCCATTTAAACAGCTGTTCCACCTAA includes:
- the Agbl3 gene encoding cytosolic carboxypeptidase 3 isoform X11 — its product is MSEDSEEEDYSDRSISDDDESDEVAFVKFVSDDIHRCAVLAADSIGDPFFPRTTQILLEYQLGRWVPRLREPRDLYGVSSSGPLSPTRWPYHCEVIDEKVRHIEWTPFFPEPVYVPTGMEIEPVYPNSKEDTVVYLAEDAYKEPCFVYSRVGGNRTSLRQPVDNCKDTLVFEARFESGNLQKVVKVADYEYQLTVRPDLFTNKHTQWYYFQVTNTQAEIVYRFTIVNFTKPSSLYNRGMKPLFYSEKEAKIHNIGWQRIGDQIKYYKNNLGQDGRHFFSLTWTFQFPHGKDTCYFAHCYPYTYTNLQEYLSGINSDPVRSKFCKIRVLCHTLARNMVYVLTITTPLKNSDSRKRKAVILTARVHPGETNSSWIMKGFLDYILGDSSDARLLRDTFIFKVVPMLNPDGVIVGNYRCSLAGRDLNRNYTSLLKESYPSVWYTRNMIHRLMEKREVILYCDLHGHSRKQNIFMYGCDGSNRSKAKGLYLQQRIFPLMLSKNCPNKALQGHKFLSVIQGSNRENAQYSPRKKSWSCKNILISACTQAKSNAWLKDLA
- the Agbl3 gene encoding cytosolic carboxypeptidase 3 isoform X8, which translates into the protein MSEDSEEEDYSDRSISDDDESDEVAFVKFVSDDIHRCAVLAADSIGDPFFPRTTQILLEYQLGRWVPRLREPRDLYGVSSSGPLSPTRWPYHCEVIDEKVRHIEWTPFFPEPVYVPTGMEIEPVYPNSKEDTVVYLAEDAYKEPCFVYSRVGGNRTSLRQPVDNCKDTLVFEARFESGNLQKVVKVADYEYQLTVRPDLFTNKHTQWYYFQVTNTQAEIVYRFTIVNFTKPSSLYNRGMKPLFYSEKEAKIHNIGWQRIGDQIKYYKNNLGQDGRHFFSLTWTFQFPHGKDTCYFAHCYPYTYTNLQEYLSGINSDPVRSKFCKIRVLCHTLARNMVYVLTITTPLKNSDSRKRKAVILTARVHPGETNSSWIMKGFLDYILGDSSDARLLRDTFIFKVVPMLNPDGVIVGNYRCSLAGRDLNRNYTSLLKESYPSVWYTRNMIHRLMEKREVILYCDLHGHSRKQNIFMYGCDGSNRSKAKGLYLQQRIFPLMLSKNCPNKFSFSACKFNVQKSKEGTGRVVMWKMGIRNSFTLEATFCGSTLGNKRGTHFSTKDLESMGYHFCDSLLDYCDPDRSKYFKCLKELEEMEKRMNLERGLDDSDTSLVEISMDVESSSRGSDSSESNDTPTYLLKLTSQAKNKKKYLKTKRERNATLAKRWNHAREIQGQLYQMFMWLTVSEDHCLIKAWSHIMN
- the Agbl3 gene encoding cytosolic carboxypeptidase 3 isoform X9; its protein translation is MSEDSEEEDYSDRSISDDDESDEVAFVKFVSDDIHRCAVLAADSIGDPFFPRTTQILLEYQLGRWVPRLREPRDLYGVSSSGPLSPTRWPYHCEVIDEKVRHIEWTPFFPEPVYVPTGMEIEPVYPNSKEDTVVYLAEDAYKEPCFVYSRVGGNRTSLRQPVDNCKDTLVFEARFESGNLQKVVKVADYEYQLTVRPDLFTNKHTQWYYFQVTNTQAEIVYRFTIVNFTKPSSLYNRGMKPLFYSEKEAKIHNIGWQRIGDQIKYYKNNLGQDGRHFFSLTWTFQFPHGKDTCYFAHCYPYTYTNLQEYLSGINSDPVRSKFCKIRVLCHTLARNMVYVLTITTPLKNSDSRKRKAVILTARVHPGETNSSWIMKGFLDYILGDSSDARLLRDTFIFKVVPMLNPDGVIVGNYRCSLAGRDLNRNYTSLLKESYPSVWYTRNMIHRLMEKREVILYCDLHGHSRKQNIFMYGCDGSNRSKAKGLYLQQRIFPLMLSKNCPNKFSFSACKFNVQKSKEGTGRVVMWKMGIRNSFTLEATFCGSTLGNKRGTHFSTKDLESMGYHFCDSLLDYCDPDRSKYFKCLKELEEMEKRMNLERGLDDSDTSLVEISMDVESRDPSTSESTSLTRLSDDTQEEPLRNHWH